One genomic window of Methyloceanibacter sp. wino2 includes the following:
- a CDS encoding MAPEG family protein has translation MSLAAILLPMFLQVALTFALLFWMIILRLRAIRKGDVHPEVAASRQADWPPYVQQVSNAFHNAMEMPTLFYVVVLLGFMTKTLDTTVYVLMWMFTLSRIGHTAIHVTSNKLAHRTPMFLLGAIALALMWVLVAGRIIVFQTN, from the coding sequence ATGTCGCTCGCAGCCATACTGTTGCCCATGTTTCTGCAGGTCGCGCTGACCTTTGCCCTGCTGTTCTGGATGATCATCTTGCGGCTCCGGGCCATCCGGAAGGGCGACGTGCACCCCGAAGTAGCGGCGTCGCGTCAGGCGGATTGGCCCCCTTACGTGCAGCAGGTCAGCAATGCCTTCCACAACGCGATGGAGATGCCCACGCTGTTCTACGTCGTCGTGCTTCTCGGCTTCATGACCAAGACCCTCGACACGACGGTCTATGTACTCATGTGGATGTTCACCCTTTCCCGGATCGGCCACACCGCCATCCATGTGACGAGCAACAAGCTCGCGCATCGGACGCCCATGTTCCTGCTCGGTGCCATCGCTCTGGCGCTGATGTGGGTCCTCGTTGCCGGGCGGATCATCGTGTTCCAGACAAACTGA
- a CDS encoding DUF2971 domain-containing protein, translated as MFDVMGIEQLPPVLYQYTSVESLRRILESRSIRFSRLDSVNDPEEAIASDVPLAASSVFVSCWSSVEAEQIPMWSMYGDRFCGVRMRLPANMFAGRREPVIYEKGGALTIFDGSYTILRKAPAMQTQGCAIIGPNKVYYSDDASYRSHRLVYHCGDTAAFYPYDLGMVKSTHWSYEQEWRFKIAALAFEAEYPNDKYFNEVTLDFERYPIENNALFVPLDESALADMEVTVGPKITKASADEVGDILREFAPRASLVPSQLRIR; from the coding sequence ATGTTCGACGTCATGGGCATCGAACAGCTTCCACCTGTTCTCTATCAATACACATCGGTAGAGAGTCTTCGCCGCATCCTGGAGTCACGCTCAATTCGCTTCTCGCGCTTGGACAGTGTCAATGACCCGGAAGAAGCGATTGCCTCAGATGTGCCCTTGGCTGCGAGTTCAGTTTTTGTATCGTGCTGGTCCAGTGTAGAAGCTGAGCAGATCCCGATGTGGTCCATGTATGGTGACAGGTTCTGCGGCGTCCGTATGCGCCTGCCCGCAAACATGTTCGCCGGCCGACGTGAGCCGGTAATTTACGAGAAGGGTGGCGCTCTCACAATTTTCGATGGGTCTTACACGATTCTTAGGAAGGCTCCGGCAATGCAAACTCAGGGGTGCGCGATTATCGGACCAAACAAAGTGTACTATAGTGACGATGCCTCCTACAGGAGCCATAGGCTTGTATACCACTGCGGCGACACTGCCGCGTTCTATCCATACGATCTCGGGATGGTGAAAAGCACGCACTGGTCCTATGAGCAGGAATGGCGCTTCAAGATCGCCGCGCTTGCCTTTGAGGCCGAATACCCAAACGACAAATACTTTAACGAAGTGACTCTCGACTTCGAACGATATCCTATCGAGAACAATGCTCTTTTCGTTCCCCTCGATGAATCGGCACTGGCTGACATGGAGGTCACGGTTGGCCCGAAGATCACCAAAGCGTCGGCGGACGAGGTCGGTGACATTCTCAGGGAATTTGCGCCAAGGGCCAGCTTGGTTCCCAGTCAGCTCCGCATCCGTTAG
- a CDS encoding AbiV family abortive infection protein, which produces MTSERDDQLNFIREIEAAIAFGGPAHGTSATELFDRVAKHVNGLLIDAKEAFGRRSFGTSVFLAISAMEETAKAEVLAFRTLKSADGRGQGRDPMRDHASKHRLAVRRTAFMGRLPDLLGAENCARLQRDANTGQLVRLRERALYAHIDETGVSTPAMAISESQARELLPLATEVADDVLVGWTNQSYVLGESFERLFSELAGHIEP; this is translated from the coding sequence TTGACTTCCGAACGCGACGACCAACTCAATTTCATTCGGGAGATAGAGGCGGCCATTGCTTTTGGCGGGCCTGCACATGGAACGTCAGCGACGGAACTGTTCGATCGAGTAGCCAAACACGTCAACGGGTTGCTCATCGATGCCAAAGAAGCCTTTGGGCGACGTTCGTTCGGCACTAGTGTCTTTCTAGCGATTTCGGCGATGGAGGAGACGGCCAAGGCAGAGGTCCTCGCGTTTCGCACGCTCAAATCGGCAGACGGGCGCGGGCAGGGACGCGATCCAATGCGCGACCATGCAAGCAAGCATAGACTAGCCGTGCGGCGGACCGCCTTTATGGGCAGGCTTCCGGACCTGTTAGGTGCTGAGAACTGCGCTCGACTACAGCGCGATGCCAACACGGGCCAATTGGTTCGACTTCGAGAACGGGCTTTGTACGCTCACATTGACGAGACTGGAGTGTCTACACCGGCGATGGCGATCTCGGAGTCTCAGGCGCGTGAGTTGCTGCCTCTCGCGACTGAGGTGGCGGACGACGTCCTCGTTGGCTGGACCAATCAATCATATGTGCTGGGCGAGTCCTTCGAACGCTTGTTCTCGGAACTGGCGGGGCACATCGAGCCTTGA
- a CDS encoding tetratricopeptide repeat protein, which translates to MRIRAFPMFSVGAALAAGLLAAALLAHPAAAKDDKASDPCFDGKLSIKEVLDACQAFIDGGSDDKTLLIRAHSVRAMGLSATGNLDEAMVDINAAVEIDPKRANSYFMRAAAYDAMKDYDNAITDLDQAIELKDDDGDYYLLRGLVYTHKNDLDTALTDLNKKVELDPKAVNGYSSRGEIYRKRKEYDESIADYTKVIELDPETAKGYVDRGWVYVLSDDLDKAGPDFDTALKIQGNNALALVGRGVVKSRTGEPTDGSADLRMAEKLEPGVFDQVRAMGVK; encoded by the coding sequence ATGCGCATCCGCGCTTTTCCCATGTTTTCCGTCGGAGCGGCCCTCGCGGCCGGGCTTCTCGCCGCTGCGCTTCTCGCGCACCCCGCCGCCGCCAAGGACGACAAGGCCTCGGACCCCTGCTTCGACGGCAAGCTGAGCATCAAGGAAGTGCTCGACGCCTGCCAGGCCTTCATCGACGGGGGCAGCGACGACAAGACACTCCTCATTCGCGCCCATAGCGTGCGCGCCATGGGCCTCTCGGCCACCGGCAATCTCGATGAGGCGATGGTCGACATCAACGCTGCCGTCGAGATCGATCCGAAGCGCGCCAACAGCTACTTCATGCGCGCGGCTGCCTACGACGCCATGAAGGATTACGACAACGCGATCACCGATCTGGACCAGGCCATCGAGCTGAAGGACGACGACGGGGACTATTATTTGCTGCGCGGCCTCGTCTACACCCACAAGAACGATCTCGACACAGCGCTCACCGATCTGAACAAGAAGGTCGAGTTGGACCCGAAAGCCGTCAACGGCTATTCGAGCCGCGGCGAGATCTACCGCAAACGCAAGGAATATGATGAGTCGATCGCCGACTACACGAAGGTGATCGAGCTCGACCCCGAGACCGCGAAAGGCTACGTCGATCGCGGCTGGGTCTATGTCCTGAGCGATGATCTCGACAAGGCAGGCCCCGACTTCGACACGGCCCTGAAGATTCAGGGCAACAACGCGCTGGCCCTGGTCGGCCGGGGCGTCGTGAAGAGCCGGACCGGCGAGCCTACAGACGGCAGTGCCGACCTCAGGATGGCCGAGAAGCTGGAGCCCGGCGTCTTCGACCAGGTCCGCGCAATGGGCGTCAAATAG
- a CDS encoding YaiI/YqxD family protein has protein sequence MCEPILILVDADACPVKDEVFRVAARYAVKTIVVSNAYMMLPKDANIERVVVDQGLDVADDWIAERARPGVIVVTNDVPLAHRAVTARAEAIAPNGKPFTDASIGMTLAMRDLMTDLRSAGEITGGPRPFSKADRSAFLQALDAAIVRLKRDGHPT, from the coding sequence ATGTGTGAGCCCATCCTGATCCTCGTCGATGCCGATGCCTGTCCTGTAAAAGACGAGGTTTTTCGGGTCGCCGCAAGATACGCGGTCAAGACCATCGTCGTGTCCAACGCCTATATGATGCTGCCGAAGGACGCGAACATCGAGCGCGTGGTCGTCGATCAGGGTCTCGACGTCGCCGATGATTGGATCGCGGAGCGGGCCCGGCCCGGCGTGATCGTGGTGACAAACGACGTGCCTCTCGCCCATCGCGCCGTTACGGCGAGGGCCGAGGCCATCGCGCCGAACGGCAAACCCTTCACCGACGCATCCATAGGCATGACGCTGGCCATGCGCGATCTGATGACCGATTTGCGCTCGGCGGGCGAGATCACGGGCGGCCCGCGACCGTTCTCGAAGGCCGACCGCTCGGCCTTCCTGCAGGCGCTCGATGCGGCCATCGTGCGTCTGAAGCGCGACGGCCACCCCACATAA
- the cysK gene encoding cysteine synthase A: MTSRTTTGQGKLYESIVDTIGNTPCIRVKRLAPDNVRLYVKAEFFNPAASVKDRLAISIIEEAEKRGDLKPGQTVVEATSGNTGIGLAMVCAAKGYPLVVTMAESFSIERRKLMRFLGAKVVLTPKELKGFGMYQKAVELAKEHGWFLAHQFETPDNALIHANTTAREILADFDGERLDYFVSGYGTGGTVAGVGRVLRERRPETKIILSEPANAGLVGSGIVQERSEDGAPSVSHAAFEPHPVQGWTPDFIPLVLQEAIDGHYYDELVPVTGPTAIEWSRKLAAQEGIMTGISGGATFAVAHQIAEKAEDGAVILAMLPDTGERYLSTPLFENIEEVMTEDERALMKSTPGYQMA, encoded by the coding sequence ATGACCTCACGAACGACGACCGGACAAGGAAAACTCTACGAGAGCATTGTCGACACGATCGGCAACACGCCGTGCATCCGCGTGAAGCGCCTGGCGCCGGACAATGTGCGGCTCTACGTCAAAGCCGAGTTCTTCAACCCGGCGGCGTCCGTGAAGGACCGGCTGGCGATCAGCATCATCGAAGAGGCCGAAAAGCGCGGAGACCTCAAGCCCGGCCAGACCGTGGTCGAGGCCACGAGCGGCAACACGGGCATCGGCCTCGCCATGGTCTGCGCCGCCAAGGGCTATCCGCTGGTGGTCACCATGGCAGAGAGCTTCTCCATCGAGAGGCGCAAGCTCATGCGCTTCCTCGGCGCCAAGGTCGTCCTGACCCCGAAAGAACTCAAAGGCTTCGGCATGTATCAAAAGGCCGTGGAGCTCGCCAAGGAACACGGCTGGTTCCTCGCCCACCAGTTTGAGACGCCCGACAACGCGCTCATCCACGCGAACACCACGGCACGGGAGATCCTCGCCGACTTCGACGGCGAGCGTCTCGACTATTTCGTGAGCGGCTACGGCACGGGCGGCACGGTAGCCGGCGTCGGCCGCGTGCTGCGTGAAAGAAGGCCCGAGACGAAGATCATTCTGAGCGAGCCAGCGAACGCGGGGTTGGTGGGCAGCGGCATCGTCCAGGAACGGTCAGAGGATGGCGCCCCCAGCGTGAGCCATGCCGCCTTCGAGCCCCACCCGGTACAAGGCTGGACGCCCGACTTCATTCCCCTGGTGCTGCAGGAAGCGATCGACGGGCACTACTACGACGAGCTCGTTCCCGTCACCGGGCCCACCGCCATCGAGTGGTCGCGTAAACTCGCGGCGCAGGAAGGCATCATGACGGGCATCTCCGGCGGCGCCACCTTCGCCGTCGCCCACCAGATCGCCGAGAAAGCAGAAGACGGCGCTGTCATCCTCGCCATGCTGCCCGATACCGGCGAGCGCTATCTTTCGACACCGCTGTTCGAGAACATAGAAGAGGTGATGACCGAGGACGAACGCGCCCTGATGAAGTCCACGCCGGGGTATCAGATGGCTTAG
- a CDS encoding RsmB/NOP family class I SAM-dependent RNA methyltransferase, with amino-acid sequence MTPAGRASAAIEVLTDLGARKRPASEALKDWGSAHRFAGSGDRAAIGSLVFDCLRQRASLGAAMEDDGPRALVLRALVSAWGMSADSVDTLFDGSRFAPEPLTEAERAGLTRVLSPDVPAWVRGDYPEWLEDSFAAVFGEDAVAEGAALSVRAPVDLRVNTLKANRDKVLKALARFTPQPTAYARHGLRIAPRQGSARTPHVEADAAHGKGWLEVQDEGSQIAAAMTGAGPREQVIDLCAGAGGKTLALAAAMENTGQLYAYDANRMRLRPIFDRLRRAGARNVQVLEGGVDAGLAPLKGRMDRVVIDAPCTGSGTWRRRPDAKWRLTPEMLSGRMADQVAVLDAGAGLVKPGGRLTYITCSVLPGENREQVDSFLERHPDFVLKPWREAWEGAIEADAPSSADGSDETLLMTPRSHGTDGFFVATLERQA; translated from the coding sequence ATGACACCGGCAGGACGAGCAAGCGCGGCCATCGAAGTGCTCACCGACTTGGGGGCGCGCAAACGGCCGGCCTCCGAGGCGCTGAAGGATTGGGGCAGCGCCCATCGCTTCGCCGGATCCGGCGACCGGGCGGCGATCGGCAGCCTTGTGTTCGATTGCCTGCGGCAGCGCGCCTCTCTCGGCGCGGCCATGGAAGATGACGGCCCCCGGGCGCTCGTCTTGCGGGCTCTGGTGAGCGCGTGGGGCATGAGTGCCGACAGCGTCGATACTCTGTTCGACGGGAGCCGCTTCGCGCCAGAGCCGCTGACCGAGGCGGAGCGGGCCGGCCTCACGCGCGTGCTGTCGCCGGACGTTCCGGCCTGGGTGCGCGGGGATTATCCCGAATGGCTGGAGGACTCCTTCGCGGCCGTGTTCGGGGAGGACGCGGTGGCCGAAGGCGCGGCGCTCTCGGTGCGTGCGCCGGTCGATCTGCGGGTGAACACGCTCAAAGCCAACCGTGACAAGGTCTTGAAAGCATTGGCGCGTTTCACGCCGCAGCCGACCGCCTATGCGCGCCACGGACTGCGCATCGCTCCCCGGCAAGGGTCGGCGCGGACGCCCCATGTGGAGGCGGACGCGGCCCATGGAAAAGGATGGCTCGAGGTCCAGGACGAGGGCTCGCAGATCGCAGCCGCCATGACCGGCGCGGGACCGCGCGAGCAGGTCATCGACCTGTGCGCCGGCGCCGGCGGGAAGACCTTGGCGTTGGCGGCGGCGATGGAGAACACCGGCCAGCTCTATGCCTATGACGCGAACCGCATGCGTCTTCGCCCTATCTTCGATCGCTTGCGGCGCGCGGGCGCCCGCAACGTGCAGGTGCTGGAAGGCGGGGTCGACGCGGGGCTTGCACCCCTGAAGGGCCGCATGGACAGGGTCGTCATCGACGCGCCCTGCACGGGCTCTGGAACCTGGCGGCGGCGGCCGGATGCCAAATGGCGCCTGACGCCGGAGATGCTTTCGGGGCGTATGGCCGACCAGGTCGCGGTGCTCGATGCGGGCGCGGGCCTCGTGAAACCCGGCGGCCGGCTCACCTACATTACGTGCTCGGTGCTGCCGGGAGAGAACCGCGAGCAGGTGGACAGCTTCCTCGAGCGCCATCCGGACTTTGTGCTGAAGCCTTGGCGGGAGGCGTGGGAGGGCGCGATCGAGGCAGACGCGCCGTCCTCCGCGGACGGGTCCGACGAGACGCTGCTGATGACGCCGCGCAGCCACGGCACGGACGGTTTCTTCGTCGCAACGCTCGAACGGCAGGCTTAG
- the guaB gene encoding IMP dehydrogenase, with amino-acid sequence MPDGQSSHENSRFPDSAMALTFDDVLIRPGPSEVLPNEVDVASKVTKSISVKIPILSSAMDTVTEARLAIAMAQAGGIGVIHRNMDADLQAAEVAQVKKFESGMVVNPVTTNPGARLAEALGLMARYSISGIPVVEPDSGRLVGIVTNRDVRFATNEEQPVSELMTKDLVTVKDNVDMEEAKRLLHQHRIEKLLVVDDDYRCIGLITVKDIEKARAHPNACKDDQGRLRVAAATSVGDSGFERAEQLIDAGVDLIVVDTAHGHSRLVLDQVGRIKRISNVVQVVAGNVATAEGTKALIDAGADAIKVGIGPGSICTTRIVAGVGVPQFSALLESVEEAKKAGVPVISDGGIRYSGDMAKALAAGADCVMLGSLLAGTDESPGEVFLYQGRSYKSYRGMGSISAMARGSADRYFQQEIKDTLKLVPEGIEGQVPYKGPAGSVLHQLIGGLRASMGYTGSRTIDDFQDRTKFIRISTASFRESHVHDVTITRESPNYPREN; translated from the coding sequence ATGCCCGACGGGCAGTCTTCACACGAAAATTCCCGCTTTCCCGACAGCGCCATGGCGCTCACCTTCGATGACGTCCTGATCCGCCCAGGGCCGTCGGAAGTCCTGCCGAACGAGGTGGACGTCGCCTCGAAAGTCACCAAATCGATTTCCGTGAAGATTCCGATCCTGTCGTCTGCGATGGACACGGTCACGGAGGCCCGTCTTGCGATCGCCATGGCCCAGGCCGGCGGCATCGGCGTTATCCACCGCAATATGGATGCGGACCTGCAAGCCGCCGAGGTGGCGCAGGTGAAGAAGTTCGAATCCGGCATGGTCGTCAATCCGGTCACGACCAATCCCGGCGCGCGCCTCGCCGAGGCGTTGGGCCTGATGGCCCGCTACAGCATCTCCGGGATCCCCGTGGTCGAACCCGACTCGGGCCGTCTCGTGGGCATCGTGACCAACCGGGATGTGCGCTTCGCGACCAACGAGGAGCAGCCCGTGTCCGAGCTGATGACCAAGGACCTGGTCACTGTGAAGGACAATGTGGATATGGAAGAGGCCAAGCGGCTTCTCCATCAACACCGCATCGAAAAACTGCTTGTGGTCGACGACGACTATCGCTGCATCGGCCTCATCACGGTGAAGGACATCGAAAAGGCCCGCGCTCATCCGAACGCCTGCAAGGACGACCAAGGGCGCCTGCGCGTGGCCGCCGCCACGAGCGTGGGCGACAGCGGGTTTGAGCGCGCCGAGCAGCTGATCGACGCCGGGGTCGATCTTATCGTCGTGGACACGGCCCACGGTCATTCGCGGCTGGTCTTGGATCAGGTGGGCCGCATCAAGCGCATCTCCAACGTCGTGCAGGTCGTCGCCGGAAACGTCGCGACGGCGGAAGGCACCAAGGCGCTCATCGATGCCGGCGCGGATGCGATCAAGGTCGGCATCGGACCGGGCTCGATCTGCACCACCCGCATCGTCGCCGGCGTGGGCGTCCCGCAGTTCAGCGCGCTGCTGGAATCGGTCGAGGAGGCCAAGAAAGCGGGCGTGCCGGTGATCTCCGATGGCGGCATCCGTTATTCGGGCGACATGGCCAAGGCCCTTGCCGCGGGCGCGGACTGCGTGATGCTCGGCTCGCTGCTTGCGGGCACGGACGAAAGTCCGGGCGAGGTGTTCCTCTACCAGGGGCGGTCGTATAAGTCCTATCGCGGCATGGGCTCGATCAGCGCCATGGCGCGCGGCTCGGCGGATCGTTACTTCCAGCAGGAAATCAAGGACACCCTGAAGCTGGTACCCGAGGGTATCGAAGGGCAGGTGCCTTATAAGGGACCTGCGGGCAGCGTGCTGCACCAGCTTATCGGCGGCTTGCGGGCCTCCATGGGCTATACGGGGTCCCGCACCATCGATGATTTCCAGGACCGCACGAAGTTCATCCGCATCTCGACCGCGAGCTTCCGCGAGAGTCACGTGCACGACGTGACCATCACGCGCGAGTCGCCGAACTATCCGCGGGAGAACTAG
- the guaA gene encoding glutamine-hydrolyzing GMP synthase, with product MAHMDQETAHEDPIEGTEDWVLIVDFGSQVTQLIARRVREAGVYSEIVPFDRAEAVLAAAKPKAIILSGGPASVHETGTPRAPDEIFKAGVPVLGICYGEQAMVAALGGQVEAGHEREFGRAELEVVADTALFDGVFEEGERAQVWMSHGDRVTALPDGFRAVGVSTGAPFAAIADDERKLYGVQFHPEVVHTPKGAAIIETFVRKIGGCHGDWSMAQFREAEVQRIRSQVGSGRVVCGLSGGVDSSVAALLIHEAIGDQLTCIFVDHGLLRKNEATEVVDLFRGHYNIPLVHVDASERFLRALDGISDPEAKRKIIGRLFIEVFEEESEKLEDAQFLAQGTLYPDVIESVSATGGPSVTIKSHHNVGGLPETMKLKLVEPLRMLFKDEVRRLGRELGLPETFVGRHPFPGPGLAIRIPGDITQEKLEILRAADAIYLEEIRNAGLYDTIWQAFAVLLPVRTVGVMGDARTYDFVCALRAVTSTDGMTADYFDFSHDFLGRTATRIINEVRGINRVVYDITSKPPGTIEWE from the coding sequence ATGGCGCATATGGATCAAGAGACCGCACACGAAGACCCCATAGAAGGCACCGAGGATTGGGTGCTGATCGTCGATTTCGGCAGCCAGGTGACGCAGCTCATCGCCCGGCGCGTGCGCGAAGCGGGCGTCTATTCGGAAATCGTGCCTTTCGACCGGGCCGAGGCGGTGCTGGCCGCCGCGAAGCCGAAGGCCATCATCCTGTCGGGCGGCCCGGCGTCCGTGCATGAGACCGGCACGCCCCGCGCGCCGGATGAGATCTTCAAAGCCGGGGTGCCCGTGCTCGGCATCTGTTATGGCGAGCAGGCCATGGTGGCGGCGCTCGGCGGGCAGGTGGAAGCCGGGCACGAACGCGAATTCGGCCGGGCCGAGCTCGAGGTGGTCGCCGACACGGCGCTGTTCGACGGCGTGTTCGAAGAGGGCGAGAGGGCGCAGGTCTGGATGAGCCATGGCGACCGGGTTACGGCGCTGCCCGACGGTTTCCGCGCGGTGGGCGTGTCCACCGGTGCGCCTTTCGCGGCCATCGCGGACGACGAGCGCAAGCTTTATGGCGTGCAGTTCCACCCGGAAGTGGTGCATACGCCCAAGGGCGCCGCGATCATCGAGACGTTCGTGCGGAAGATCGGCGGCTGTCACGGCGACTGGAGCATGGCGCAGTTCCGCGAGGCGGAGGTGCAGCGCATCCGCAGCCAAGTCGGTTCGGGAAGGGTCGTGTGCGGGCTATCGGGCGGCGTGGATTCCTCCGTCGCGGCGCTCCTCATCCACGAGGCCATCGGCGATCAGCTCACCTGCATTTTCGTGGATCACGGCCTGCTCAGGAAGAACGAGGCCACGGAAGTCGTCGACCTGTTCCGCGGGCATTACAACATCCCGCTCGTGCATGTGGATGCGTCCGAGCGTTTCCTGCGCGCGCTGGACGGCATCTCCGACCCGGAAGCCAAGCGCAAGATCATTGGGCGGCTCTTCATCGAGGTGTTCGAGGAAGAATCCGAGAAGCTCGAGGACGCGCAGTTCCTCGCGCAAGGCACGCTTTACCCGGACGTGATCGAGAGCGTCTCGGCGACGGGCGGGCCTTCCGTCACCATCAAATCGCACCACAATGTGGGCGGCCTGCCGGAGACGATGAAGCTGAAACTCGTCGAGCCCTTGCGCATGCTGTTCAAGGACGAGGTGCGCCGGCTCGGCCGCGAGCTCGGCCTGCCCGAGACCTTCGTGGGCCGTCACCCGTTCCCGGGGCCGGGGCTCGCCATCCGCATCCCCGGCGACATCACCCAAGAGAAGCTGGAAATCCTGCGCGCCGCCGACGCGATCTACCTGGAAGAGATTCGCAACGCCGGCCTCTACGACACGATCTGGCAGGCCTTCGCCGTGCTGCTGCCCGTGCGCACTGTCGGCGTCATGGGCGATGCGCGCACCTACGACTTCGTCTGCGCGCTGCGCGCCGTCACCTCCACGGACGGGATGACGGCGGACTATTTCGACTTCTCACACGACTTTCTGGGGCGCACGGCCACGCGCATCATCAACGAGGTGCGCGGCATCAACCGCGTCGTCTACGACATCACCTCGAAACCGCCCGGCACCATCGAGTGGGAGTGA
- a CDS encoding methyltransferase, whose product MDETEQREIEERLKDRIAAYHEAALLFTAVTAGLPDLLKAEPRNPEALASDLGLEAGPLRRLLRGLVAMRLCEELDDGRFALTPAAECLTHGSPSNLSEKAFVVVGQYWMPWMSMMYSLRTGEPSLPFALNKTAADWRGAKSDEGRFLFRYVAKEELANPGSMHEALGDVAEGAVIASVGGGYGAWLADVLERDPSLKGIVYDAPPVLDDAMRLFDVLGFADRIEFLPGDAREEVPAVADIYVLKSVLQRHDDTDAAAVLENCRRAMTPGARLVIYERLMPEDASADPEAIMTDLHMMAITGGKTRTLAEMEALIAGAGLSGAGHRKTADGMTAIDVRTP is encoded by the coding sequence ATGGACGAGACGGAGCAGCGCGAGATCGAGGAGCGGCTCAAGGACAGGATAGCCGCCTACCACGAAGCGGCCCTGCTCTTCACGGCGGTCACGGCTGGCCTGCCTGATCTTCTGAAGGCCGAGCCGCGCAACCCCGAAGCGCTCGCCTCCGATCTGGGGCTCGAGGCAGGCCCCCTGCGGCGCCTCCTGCGCGGCCTCGTGGCGATGCGGCTGTGCGAGGAGCTGGACGACGGCCGCTTCGCGCTGACGCCCGCCGCCGAATGCCTCACCCATGGCAGTCCCTCGAACCTCAGCGAGAAGGCCTTCGTCGTGGTGGGGCAGTATTGGATGCCCTGGATGTCCATGATGTATTCGCTGCGCACGGGCGAGCCCTCGCTGCCCTTCGCCCTCAACAAGACCGCCGCAGACTGGCGCGGCGCCAAATCCGACGAAGGCCGGTTCCTGTTCCGCTACGTGGCCAAGGAGGAGCTGGCCAATCCGGGTAGCATGCACGAAGCCCTGGGCGACGTCGCCGAGGGCGCGGTGATCGCAAGCGTCGGTGGAGGCTACGGCGCCTGGCTGGCGGATGTGCTGGAGCGCGACCCGTCGCTCAAGGGCATCGTCTACGATGCGCCACCCGTGCTGGACGACGCGATGCGGCTGTTCGATGTCCTCGGGTTCGCGGACCGGATCGAGTTCCTCCCCGGCGATGCCCGCGAGGAGGTTCCCGCCGTCGCCGACATCTATGTCCTGAAGAGCGTGCTGCAGCGGCACGACGACACGGACGCCGCCGCGGTCCTGGAGAACTGCCGCCGGGCGATGACGCCGGGCGCGCGGCTCGTCATCTACGAGCGGCTGATGCCCGAAGACGCAAGCGCCGACCCCGAAGCCATCATGACCGACCTGCATATGATGGCGATCACGGGCGGCAAAACGCGCACCCTGGCGGAGATGGAAGCGTTGATCGCAGGCGCCGGGTTGAGCGGCGCCGGGCACCGCAAAACTGCCGACGGCATGACCGCGATCGACGTCCGCACCCCGTGA
- a CDS encoding cytochrome-c peroxidase, whose translation MADELRDQAAAMFKPLPSTIPSVKDNRITPEKIELGQALFFDPRLSASGVFSCNSCHNLATGGDDNLETSIGHGWQKGPRNAPTVLNSVLNQAQFWDGRAEDLKEQAKGPIQAGVEMANEPTAVVATLKSMPQYVEWFEEAFPDEDDAVTFDNMARAIEAYEATLITPAPFDSYLNGDDAALTPDQKEGLALFMNKGCVACHNGVNVGGHGYYPFGVIEKPGSDVLPEDDKGRFAVTKTATDTYVFRASPLRNIALTAPYFHSGNVWDLEQAVGIMGSSQLGQELSDEEVEKITAFLHSLTGKLPEVVYPVLPVETEDTPRPNIEVLPQQ comes from the coding sequence ATGGCCGATGAACTGCGCGACCAAGCCGCGGCGATGTTCAAGCCGTTGCCTTCGACCATTCCAAGCGTGAAGGACAACCGGATCACCCCGGAAAAGATCGAGTTGGGGCAAGCGCTGTTTTTCGACCCGCGGCTATCGGCATCGGGCGTGTTCAGCTGCAACTCCTGCCACAACCTCGCGACCGGCGGCGACGACAACCTCGAGACCTCCATCGGTCATGGCTGGCAGAAGGGACCGCGTAACGCGCCGACCGTCCTGAACTCCGTGCTCAACCAGGCGCAGTTCTGGGACGGCCGCGCGGAAGACCTGAAGGAGCAGGCCAAAGGCCCGATCCAAGCCGGCGTCGAGATGGCCAACGAGCCGACCGCTGTCGTCGCAACGCTGAAGAGCATGCCCCAATACGTCGAATGGTTCGAGGAGGCGTTCCCGGACGAGGACGATGCCGTGACATTCGACAACATGGCGCGCGCGATCGAGGCTTACGAGGCGACACTCATTACCCCGGCGCCGTTCGACTCCTATCTCAACGGCGACGACGCCGCGCTGACGCCCGATCAGAAAGAGGGCCTGGCTCTATTCATGAACAAGGGCTGCGTCGCCTGCCACAACGGCGTCAATGTCGGCGGACACGGCTATTACCCGTTCGGCGTCATCGAGAAGCCCGGCTCGGACGTCCTGCCCGAGGACGACAAGGGACGCTTCGCGGTGACCAAGACGGCCACCGACACCTACGTCTTCCGCGCATCGCCCTTGCGCAACATCGCCCTCACGGCCCCCTATTTCCATTCCGGCAATGTGTGGGATCTGGAGCAAGCCGTCGGGATCATGGGCAGCTCCCAGCTCGGCCAGGAACTTAGCGACGAGGAGGTCGAGAAGATCACGGCCTTCCTCCATTCGCTGACCGGCAAGCTGCCGGAAGTCGTCTACCCGGTCCTTCCCGTGGAGACAGAAGACACGCCCCGTCCCAATATCGAGGTGCTGCCGCAGCAATAG